From one Luteolibacter sp. SL250 genomic stretch:
- a CDS encoding alpha/beta hydrolase gives MKSILLLLASAAFTLAAEPAALPLWPNGAPGSEARKDEAEKDDGKGNITNIHNPSITPYLPEASKSTGAAVIICPGGGHQKLCTGHEGYALAEWFQQRGIAAFVLKYRLSREEGSTYTLEGDAMNDTRRAIRTIRSRAAEWNIKPDRIGILGFSAGGEVAAYSAMKSDAGDASSADPVEKASSRPDFQALIYPGKSGTMTAEKGMPPVFIACGYGDRPDIAEGMASLYLKYKAAGVKAELHIYSEAGHGFGYRPGKTGAAAKWPERFTEWLMDSGFLK, from the coding sequence ATGAAATCCATCCTGCTCCTGCTCGCCTCCGCCGCCTTCACTCTCGCCGCCGAACCCGCCGCCCTTCCCCTCTGGCCGAACGGTGCCCCCGGCTCCGAGGCCCGGAAAGACGAAGCGGAGAAAGACGATGGCAAAGGCAACATCACCAACATCCACAACCCATCGATCACCCCCTACCTTCCGGAGGCATCGAAATCCACCGGCGCGGCGGTCATCATTTGCCCCGGCGGCGGGCACCAGAAGCTCTGCACCGGCCATGAAGGCTACGCGCTGGCGGAGTGGTTCCAGCAGCGGGGGATCGCCGCATTCGTCCTGAAGTATCGCCTCTCCCGCGAGGAGGGGTCCACCTACACACTGGAAGGTGACGCGATGAACGACACCCGCCGCGCCATCCGCACCATCCGCTCCCGCGCCGCGGAGTGGAACATCAAGCCGGACCGCATCGGCATCCTCGGCTTTTCCGCAGGCGGGGAGGTCGCCGCCTACTCCGCCATGAAATCCGACGCGGGCGATGCATCATCGGCTGATCCCGTGGAGAAAGCATCCAGCCGCCCGGATTTCCAAGCCCTCATCTACCCGGGCAAGTCCGGCACCATGACCGCGGAAAAGGGGATGCCGCCCGTCTTCATCGCCTGTGGCTACGGCGACCGCCCGGACATCGCCGAGGGCATGGCGTCGCTCTACCTGAAATACAAGGCCGCCGGGGTGAAGGCGGAGCTGCACATCTACTCGGAAGCGGGCCACGGCTTCGGCTACCGGCCCGGAAAGACCGGAGCCGCCGCCAAGTGGCCGGAGCGCTTCACCGAGTGGCTGATGGACAGCGGGTTCCTGAAGTGA